A stretch of DNA from Telopea speciosissima isolate NSW1024214 ecotype Mountain lineage chromosome 5, Tspe_v1, whole genome shotgun sequence:
GACTTTGAATTCCTATAAAATGCCATTAGGAATTGGTAACTTAACTTGTCTTCAAACATTGAACACATTCATTGTGGGGTCAGAAAATATTAGCGATTTGAAGGAGTTGTCCCAACTCCGTGGGGCTCTGGAGATTTTTAATTTGGAAAATGTAGGCAATAATGGGACAGAAGCCATAGTGACCGATTTGAAGAACAAGCCCCACCTTCTTGGGCTACGGCTGTGTTGGAGATATTATGGAAGCAAGGATAGTTTTTCTGATTTGGGGAGAGATGAAAAACTGGAGGAAGATGTACTTGACAAACTACAAACTTCTACCATTCTTGAAGCACTATGGATTGAAAATTACGGAGGTACCAGATTCCCAAGCTGGATAGAGAATCCTTCCTTCTCTAATTTAGAGACCATGCATCTCATTTATTGTGGCAATTGCAGGTTCCTGCctcatcttaggcaacttcctTTGCTCAAACACCTAGTAATCGAAGGCTGCAATACTGCAAAAATGGTGGGAAGTGAGTTATATGTGGTTGGCTCATCATCAGCTAATAAGCAATTTCGATCATTGGAGACATTATGTATTGAAAGGATGGAAGAGTGGGAGGAGTGGCCCGaagtggttgaagaagaagaagaaggtggaggaCAATTCCCTTGCCTCCGTGAGCTGATTATAAAATATTGTCCCAAAGTTAAGAATGTTCTCTCACCGCTTTCCTGGCTTGGTGGGAATGAGAATTAAAAAATGTCACAACCTAAGAAATTTACCGCGGTTTCTTCCTTCATTACAATGGCTCCGTATCAGTAAATGTCGAAAATTGGTGGTACTTCCGAGCCTTCCGTCCATTAAGAGGTTGGCTTTAAACAGTTGTGACCAGATGACAGCGTTGTTCAACTCTGACCATCCATCATCATCAGCACAACATGTACATAGCTCATTCCCTTGCCTCCGTGTGTTAGAAGTTGTCTCTCTTCCCAAGGGCTTTCCAAAGTGGCAAAAGTATGCATCACATTTCTCCTTGACTATTGATGATGTGTCAGATCTGAAATCACTACCCAATGGATTTATGCAACACTTGTCAGCACTTCAAGAATTAAAGATCTATAATTGTAGAATGCTTACAGTTCTTCTGCAGAATGAGATTGGGTTTGATCTCCTTCCTTCAAGCCTTCAGCGTTTGTACATATGTTTTGATTGTGACAGCCTAGGAAAGTTACCACAGAGCATGTGTAATCTCCATTGTCTTAAAGAACTAAGAATTGAAGGGGCTATAGAACTCGCATCATTGTTTGAAGGGATGCACAACCTCACATCTCTCCGAGATCTTCGAATATCAAACTGTGAGAATCTGGAGTCATTGCCCAAGGAGCTACACACTCTAATGCCTCTCCAAAAATTTGTAATTGAAAGCTGCCCAGCTCTTGTGTCCTTCCAGGAAAGATGGTTACCCACTGCGCTTCAACACTTGGAGATCATAGATTGCAAGAATCTGGAGTCTCTACCCAAGGAGCTACACATTCTAACTTTTCTCCAAAAATTTATAATCAAAAGTTGCCCTGCTCTTGTGTCCTTCCAGGAAACAGGGTTACCCACTGCGCTTCAATACTTGAAGATCATTGATTGCAAGAATCTGGAGTTGCCACCCAAACAGCTACATACTCTTATGTCTCTCCGAAGATTTGTAATCAAAAGTTGCCCTGTTCTTGTGTCCTTCCAGGGAACAGGGTTATCCACTGCACTTCGACAATTGGAGATCATCGACTGCAAGAATCTAGAGTCTCTGCCGGAGGGACTCCACAAACTAACGTCCCTCCACTCATTGAAAATAGAAGAATGCCCTGCTCTTGAGTCCTTTCCAGATATGGGGTTACCCATTCCACTTATGGAGTTGTTGATTCAAAAATGTGGGAAGCTGAATTCCTTGCCCAAGGGGCTGCACAAACTCACAAATCTTGTACTTCTGAAGATTGTGGGATGCTCTTTTCTTATGGAGTGCAAGAGtcttgaacccctacaaaagTTGGGTCTTCATAATTTCACCTCTCTTTATGATCTCACCATCGGTGGATGTGCTGCTCTCTTGTCCTTTCCAAAGGGTCTGCTTCCCACTAATCTTAGGGAATTTTGCATCAAGGACTGCCCAATTCTTGAATCCCTACATGATGGACTCTCTGACCTAACCTCTCTTAAACGTTTGGAGATCCAGAATTGTCCAATGCTAAAACAACGGTAccaaaagaaggaaggagaagagtggTCCAAGATTGCTCAAATCCATGGGGTATTAATAGATGATGAATGGCAATAAATCCTATCCACCACTTGTGGGCCTGCCCTCTCAAAATCCATGGATTGAGTATGAGAGATGGATTGTGTCTATTATGCAACAAACACAATAAAAGCAAAGATGCATTGCTGTCAATATTAAGTGAGATATTTcttgaataataaaaaaatatatgatttctatttctactTTATGTCATGCCATGTgtgaatttaatttaatttttcttcatAGGAGAATGATGAGATGTGAAGAGCATGAGTGAATTATTCGACAGACATGCAGAGCAGATTTATTATTATGGACACTTCTCTCATATGGAATGGTTCTCTTTGAAAGTGCTGAAGAACTGATGCAAAGTCCTCCTTGATCTTATGAAATCCTACCTAAATTCCTTCTCTGTAAGCTTAATTCATTGTGCTTTTCCTCTTTATCCGATTGACATGTTCGGTAGCTCTCTGTGGGGTACAATTTTCTTCATTGAGATTTTCTATTATAATAATTGCATAAGTTAAATtaactattttcatttttggtttttaatagAATGTTGATTGTCCATAGGCAGCTGTTCTAGTTATTTTATTCATTAAAAtaacagagaagagagagaagagggaggaggggggagCCATATTTTCtatatcctctttcctctctcaaGGACACATGCTACACACCTCCCCCCCACCCTAATTTGACTTCTAGGTATTGATGCTTTTAGGGCCTATTTTAGTTTGAATTACAGTAAGTTGCTCTAAGCTAGAAGCTACTCAAGCTCCTCAAAAGCTTCATATAAGCCATGGATCATATCTAATGATCCCAGAGTCAAGACTCTCAGGACTAGAGTAAACCTTGCAAACACCTCCATTcacttagaaattttttttgggtgtgtgtgtgtgtgtctattCCATTGCTCATTTTATAGCTTCCTAATATGACCTCATTTTTTGATTCTATAGTAGGTTTGTTGATGAGTAATGAATTGTATTTATTTTGAGTCAGAACTTTCTGAAATGAAAAGCTAATACTTATTTACTGTTGCTATGTATTGCtcatttgtgttttttttttctttctgggcATGTATATTTTTAAGACTATACACTTGCTATTATATTATAAGCTGATGGAATAATAATTCTGAACTTTATAAACATCAATTAACATATATGACTTCTTTTATACATGCTTAAGCTCTTTAAGTATTGAATTGAAAAGTATAATGAGATAATAAGGACTAGCTTCAGTATCTCTTTGCAGCCTTTAAATCTGGTTTAAAAAATCTCTCTAGGCAAGAACAATCAACTTGGCTAAGATTTTCTTACATAATGCAGGACTCAAATGGGTTTGTTCTCCATTGTCAACTTTGGACaagaattttgattgtggcaatgtCCTCTGAAGTTGTGAGTACCTTtgtacatctctctctctctcccccctataTGCAGAGACAAATCTCCCCTCCCCAAGTCTTTGGACTCAATTTTTTAGACATTTGGATAACTTCGACTTCAACTTGTTGTAGATAGAAACTACTTGAGTAAGGAAATACACAATCATTAAGTCGTGTGTTAGTGGATCCGGTTTCACCCGATCCATGCGTCCACCTGGGGCAACTGCGGACCCAATAGAGTTCGTTTAGAGTTACTTGGAGAAGGGGCCACTTCTAGTCTCCTACTCGTACTCAAACAAGAAAAGGAGTGGAAGTAAGCTGTGGATATGAGAGGCCAACAATCACTTCCCTTGTGTGCATACACAAACTCTCTCCCTCCCTAGAAAACTCTCTcaagttttcttcttcctcatcatcgTATGTGTGTGTGCATCTCAAGAGCTTCCATCACTCTTGGATTTGGAGAGTGGAAGATCGTTTTTGTATGATCACCTATCAATTGCATTGCTGCGAAGAAGACTGTTCGGGTTCTCTCCGTTCGCAAGGTGTTCGTTCGGCTGTCAATCAAGAACTTCCTGATCCATCTCCGCTGTGCTTGCGACATCATTCAGTTAATCCTAAATGTTGTCCGTTAATTAAGATCCTGAAACAGTTTCCTTGTAAGAAACAAACCACTTTTCTTTTTGAGAACTCTGTATTTGTCACGTCCCTGCTACTCCTTACATTAGTTTACATCCTTCTTAATAACTTTgaatattatttttgttttgtggcAGTAACATTTGTGAATACACATTTGGCACAACACATCAGAGGTGGTTGTATTGAAGGTTTGAAGCGTCTACATTGCATCATTAGCAGCTAGGAAGAATTTTTGGTATTGCAGCATgaagtagggctgcaacagggtcgggttgggccgggctttacaGAACCCTAATCCAACcttaagtccccttagctgggcccagacccgaccctaccctaactcagggctagaaaaatccaaccctgacctgccctcagggtcgggtcgggtcgggctgaccctgattggccctgatcatggggtaggggaaagaaatgcatgggttagaatgggccggggagaacattatcaattttacataaaataacactataataaaaagtattatatcagttattgtcttcatatatgatatattatataaaaaaaatgtaggtgacatttaaagtttataatgtatatattatatcaatatatattttatagtataacttaaatcagggtcgggtcgggccgggccaagcaGTTGAGGCCTACCACCCCCGACCTTGACTCTCAAATTCCGGCCCCCGGGCCATGAGGCCTGGGCATGCCGAAGGCCAACACCCCTAGCATGAAGCATCAGAAATTCAAATAGTAGAGATGGTTCATCTCACACTTCTGGACTTCAAATTGGCAGAAACAAAAGCCAGACCCACATTGATTGCATTAATTCTCCAAGTGTAGGACAGAAAAATATCTGAGTGAGTATCCAGCATCAAAATCTGACAACAGAAACATTTCTTTCAACCCCTTTAACCTGTCAGAATCTCAATATTTGTTAACAGTCTCATTGGATCTTATGTTGTTCTTCAGGTCGAATTCTACTGTAATAGTTTTGAAGGTTTTCactgaagttttttttttttttttttttttgggtaaacactGAAGTACTTGACCACTTCCTTTTATTGAGTTTATGTTGTTTCTCACCCAATATTCTGAAACCTGTCCTGGCCCACCAAGCCAGACATGTTAACCTATCACAGTGCTCATACAGTGTCCTCTGCAGTGCGGGGGTATGCTGGAAGATGTCTGGCGCACCATCTGAGCTCGACACATGGCCGAGGTGCCCTTTGGATGGCTTGGATGGCTGCACATATCTGACCATGCTGTACATGTGATGGAGAGAATGATTTCCAACTCGGTCATCATCAGATATGCGCATCCATCCGAGCCATTTGAAGGGCACTTCGGCCACATGTCGATCTTGGGTTGTGTGCCGGACATCTTCCAGTGCACCCCCACCctacagaggagcccaattCCTATTACCCTGGTCATTTTCTCAATTGCTATGGCTCTGTGAATTAGTATCAAAGAAAGCATGGGCAAAGTGGGTCTGCAGTGAGTAGGGGGACATGCAATGGCGATGGCGAGGGAAAGATGCTTTCCACCCCATCCCATGGTCAATAAGGTGGAGTGTAGGAGATTCCATTCTATAATGCCAGCTTGGAAAACCTTTTTccttgtgtgtgtgagagagcaATATATACAATCATTGGTTTAAAATACTAGGATATTTAAAGCAAAATAGCAAATAAGTAAAGGTCAGCCAGCCTAATATCCTTGCATTAACCATCTGCACAATTCTTGTCTATCTATCCCACGCCTCTCTTCTCCGTGACCTTGTGCCCTTGCTTGGCGCTAACCTTGCAAGATAGCTCTGGCCTTTTGATACCAACAGAGACTTTGTAATACCAGAATTCAATAGAACTCACATTATGAAAAACCATGGAGGCTCATTCACTCTTAAATAAATTAGAATCGAAAATACCATCACATAACAAGGCTAGCTGATTCACATAAGGCACAACAAGGTATTCATGTAGGGACATATGCCCTAGTTTTTGGAGTTGCCATCAGTCCCCCGTTTAGCGTTGCAAAAGAGTAACTACCCTCCTTTAACAAGTAGATGACCCGGACTCGCTAAGGTCTATATAGAGCATTATAGTAGAGCGGCATTCTGGGTACTTTATACAAGTTTGCAGTCATTCAAAGGTCAAAGTCTCCAGTGCTTCCTTGATTTGGTTTTGCTGGTAGTTAGTTCATCAGCTTTATCTGATATAGGTTTTGTGTTCGGTTTAGTTCTGATAGAGCTGAGGTGATTCTAGGTTTCAATCACTCTCGATGTGGAAGGGTTGGTTGTCGTACTCATTCCTTCACAATTTGTGGCCTGAAAAAAATGGCTCCATGGTTAAAAGAATCGGATCGGAATTGACTGACCCCGATTTTGATTACGCTTGATTTCTAAAACTCCTCTTTTGAATCAgatcttcattttttatcttcctTGAAATTAATAGAAATCTTGTAACATATCAAAAACCTCCAAAAAAATGTCACATTGAGAAGGTatgtgtagcaaagatgaggatgttaggatgaatgtgtggaaaaactaggaaggataaagtaaggaatgatcgtattagagttgatttgggagtggagttgccccgatcaatgacaagctcttagagagttgtttgaggtggtatagtcatgttcaacagaggcctaaGGATGCCCCAGTAAAGAgaagtgatatgatcccgattgaatgAGCTAAAAGAACTAAGGGCATACCCGCCCCAGTTgggaggaaggacatgcatagtctaggtcttgttccaagtaggatctcggatagagcctattggagagcaaggatccatgtagcaaaccCCATTAGTTGAGATCCTCCCGACatgctgggttgtgcctctttcctcttacttccacttttcatttttatttttctctttttatttcccatctttcatttttttcatttttcatctctttcctatctcttcattccatttttcttatttagacttcagttttccctaccttgttttgtttggatccatgtagtcgaccccattaagttggtaTACGACTGAGTTTGTTGTAATTGTTGTTGAAGTTGAGGTTGTCTTTATTACCTTTTCCCAAAACCAGCATTACAAAATGCATGTAAACCAATTCTGAATCGGATAAAGAAAACCAAATAGAAAACAATATAACCACACCGAATGCAAAACAACTCTGATTTTGGTtgattcattttcggttcaattttgatttcaccttgtCAAAATGTAAAACGAATCCAAACCCTATGTATTAGCAATTTGACATAAATTCTTCTAGATGCTCTTTCCCTTCATTTGATATGATTGAACTTGAACCTTCCAATTTCTCCTCTTAGATCAGACACTGGATAACTCTTTGTTCTTACTCTGGTACGAGTATTCTGCAAATGAGTGggatgcccccccccccccctccctccctccctctatAGTTTGGTTTTCAAAACATTTCTGGTACATGATTTGATGAATTATGCTTAAAGAGAGGATGGAGGGGGGAAGGGTTGTTAAAACTGTTCTTCAAAACTAAACTAGTAAACTTTATGGACAACCGAGCAGACCTTGGTTTTGATCCTTTTTTAGTTTCAAGGATGAGACCTTGGCAGAAACTAAGCAACATAATGTTAAAAAATCTCCAAATTTTGTATATCTTAAATGGAAACTCTCACTTATGTTTGGCAGCTACATATAACTTCCATCAGGTAATCCCCAGACTATCAGAGATCAAAACTTGCCCCTGGACCTGGACCTGGACCTGGGAGAATCCCTTGAATCAAATTCTTCTTTCCAAACAAGAGGAGTAGTTTGTCACCAGAAAGATTAGTTCCCCCTTTAGGAAATTCTGTTAAGCTCCTTGACTCCAAAATATTATATTTAGTCGCTTTCAAGCAAACTTTGTGAATTCTCAACAAGTGACTCAAGTCTCTGGCAAGaggggaaacaaaaaagaaaaagggaaaagattaaataagcaaataaaaaaaaaaaattggaacaagATCAGATCAATTCATATGGAAATCCAGATCCAAACTCATGCTTATCTATTTTTTGGACAAGATTTGTTTAGCATGAGGATCTAAGCTGAATGTTTAAAAACGGGTCTCCCTTTAAGATCCAAACCAGATTAGAGGAGAGTTGCATGGACATTCCAATTTTGACATGGACTCCTGAGTGCACCCAAAACACAAATCTGACTCTTTCGGCATATGAATCTGATGTTCTCACTAATACACTCAAAGTCAACAGTGGAAATTAACTAAAGTCTCCATATTCATATGCAACATTAAACAATTTAGACTTCTGAATATCATCCTGCTTTTAAGAAATACATGATAATAGTTATACACAATCAAGATGGAAATCTTTATTGCCACTCACATAAagtaagaaaaatatatttgcTATTGGTGAGATTTTCACAAGGTAAATATGCTGGGGAAATTGTTTACTGTAGCCATTTGGGATTTTGCCCTTCTAATTGCATATATTAGGAGTTGGAGAGGTGTCAGGTTGAAGCTTTTTCATCCTTAGGGTAAACAGGTTTAAGTTGAGTATTTTAACTAGCATGATCCTTAACTTTCCCCTATAGTTTAAACTTTGTTCACCCCGGGAGATCCTTAACTTTTTCGGATGATTAATCATAGTTGGTTTTCACTAAACTTCCAAcaaaggccgtacccagtgcacaaggctcccgcgtttagcagggtctggggagggttaaatgtacgcagccttacccctgtttccaaagaggctgttttcaggacttgaacccgtgacgaAGCATTCAGCAAGTATTTTGTCTTTAGGCTATTTTCCCCAAATATTTTGTCTTTATTTACCTGTCATTACAGTCTAAAAATATTAGTTTGGAACACATTAGTCGCTCTACTACCATAGTATTGGTTTTACTTAATCTGTAACGAGCATGGCTCCATACCAAGTAGTAGAAAAATGTTATTTTCTATCTAATTTGTGGAATTGGTGCCAATTGTTTTtgtcctttcatttttttaaacctCTTTAGTATGTATTTGAAAATCTTAACTATATCTTCCCAACATCCCATTAGCCTAGCTTGCCGAGTTAACATATTTTGAATTCTGACTCCTAATTCTGAGAGCATTCAGCACTGAATTAGAGGGAAAATAAATCTCGGTAACGGCAATCACGTCATGCCTAATAATGAAACCCTCAAACTGCATAGATGATGTTGAGTTAGAAAAAGGATAATAATAAGCACCATCACGAGTTCAAGATGCTGGCAGAGACAAAGAACAGAGGAAGTGCACACCTGAACTGATTGCTTAACTTCTTCAAGTTTATTTAGCAACACATCACCAGGTACCACTCCTCTGGGCTCCTGCAAAGCATGGCATATTAAAATGTTAGCTGCATATTATTTGTCTAAATTACAGTAGTTCATATAAGCAAAAGGACAGAGAGGATTACAATAGTAAGCCTATTACCAATCTTTCAAAGTATTTTCAATGAGATTATATTTAGTGTTAGGGACAAATTCATCAAAACATAAGAAATGTCATTACGGGGACTTGAGTCGCCTGCCTAACAATGAAATCAGATAAATTTTGTATCTGCACCAATGAGTTAAATCATGATCTTCTTTCTCCATTATAGACCTCCACCTACAGGATCCTTCAAGATATTCAAAAGTTATACGATCAATTGCACTGCCATGAGAATCAACCACCCACAACATTAACATAAACAGGCCTCCAAGAACTCTAATGCagtccccccaccccccccatcCCCCACCCCAAAGTTAAAACAAAAGGGTGGATGGGTCAGAGGGGAGAAGGATTACAACAAAGATTTCAGCTATCACAAGCAGCTGGAAGCTCAGAGCTTCAATGTTAGCAGTGGTCACAATCCGGTAAAACCCTTAAATCAAAGTCCCCAAACATCAGCCCAATCAGATCATATCTAGTTAGTTGTTGAATCAAAATGATGGAACCCACCAAAATGGGCTCATCTCTACCCTGAGAATATTCTTCGTAGAGCCCTTAAAGTCCAGAATAGAATGGCCTTTCAAAATGGTGCATGTTCTTCTTAATATGTAAAATGATATCAGTGGACCAAATCCAGTATGAACTTTAGGCAAATTCACCAAAGAACAGGCCAATCAGATGATCTTAGTTATCTTATAAACAGACGTTTTCCGGATCACCATTCTTATTAGTTAGAGAattaaattgaataaaattgcTCAGATTATCACATTTCCAAAATTGAATTATTCTGCCTGTAAGCGTGGGTGAACATCACTGACCAAAGACCTACAACAACATTCCATGTGCTCATGTTTCTAGAGGAGGGAGGTTACAACTTTGATACTATGAGTCTACGACCAATGCACTATTGCAGCATATTAAGTAAGGAAGTTTCATAAGAAAGTTCACACTCTGTTAAGCTTTAAAGAACTTCTCAATAATTTCAGACAGTGGGTTTTCCCAACAAATTAACAGGAGAATGGGAGAGCATCTCAGATTGCAAGTCTTAAACCATTACCTTCCGAATTTTAGAAggtgatttacccattgctggTGCCTCGGACACAGAACCCATACGAGATGGTGTCCGTGTACCTTCCCCCTCACCAGTGTATGCAACAGGCTTCCAACTAGTACCAAATCCTAATATCATCTTGGAAGCTTCTTCTACAATGACCTGAGTAAATGTAACAATATGTATATAAACCAAAAGACATGAGCCCATCTCAAATTTGCACTCATGAATCATCTAATTTAATGATGATGACATACACACATCAGCaaaataaagtaataaatcCAGTTCTGAGTTACCTTCCTCAAAACTCCTGGGTTAGAGACCCCTTGAACCTGTAGCTCATCCACAGAAGCAGCTTTTCCATGTGGTATACTCTCAACTCTAAATGTATGGATCCCATACATCGATTGCAAGCAACCTAGATGCATCAGAGCAAAAACTTCAATAATATCCAAAATTGAATATTTGTCCTAGACAGTTAATCATGAATTTCAAATAATGTACCAACTCGAGATAAAAGGAGGTTTATATATTCTTAACTGTAATAGCATGTGGAATTTTCATAATCAGATGACTACAATGCATCTAAAAGGATAAAGGCAGCCAAGGGCTCCAATAAATCAGGATAGATGAAACTGGCTAAATAAGTTATGGGTGAAGGCAGAGCTATTAATAAAACAACAAATCTCGTGTATTAAATCAGAAAGTTGATTGCTTATTTTCAGATGATCATAATCATAATATTTTTGCATGAAAGGACTTATTCGATAATTTGATTTTGAGAGACAAGATTAATTGGTGAAAAGGAGTTTCAGGACCATTTCTGTCATCTTATTTTTAGCAATCAAAGACACTatagaagaaatttgaagagaCTTTACTATGAAGTGATTTGGGGAGTAAAGTTGATGCAGTGGCCATTTTAATAGATTCCGACTTACATTTTGACAGTATTATTATATCCATgcttattgaaaaaaaaactgttttactATTAGCTTTAGTGGCACATCAATTCTTCTCCTCTCCAATCTCCATACTCAGCAGGGGATGTACACCAATATGTTCACTTccgatttttcttttttaatttaatagAAAAATTTGAGCCAGTACACTTTTCCATCTCTTTACTAGCAAATACAATTGAGTTTTGATTCAAGGAATAAGTGAAGAAGGTTTTCAATCTTTACTAACACAATACTCAACAAGTTCCTGTGTTTTAGTTACGAAAGTCTACCA
This window harbors:
- the LOC122663120 gene encoding disease resistance protein TAO1-like, giving the protein MTALFNSDHPSSSAQHVHSSFPCLRVLEVVSLPKGFPKWQKYASHFSLTIDDVSDLKSLPNGFMQHLSALQELKIYNCRMLTVLLQNEIGFDLLPSSLQRLYICFDCDSLGKLPQSMCNLHCLKELRIEGAIELASLFEGMHNLTSLRDLRISNCENLESLPKELHTLMPLQKFVIESCPALVSFQERWLPTALQHLEIIDCKNLESLPKELHILTFLQKFIIKSCPALVSFQETGLPTALQYLKIIDCKNLELPPKQLHTLMSLRRFVIKSCPVLVSFQGTGLSTALRQLEIIDCKNLESLPEGLHKLTSLHSLKIEECPALESFPDMGLPIPLMELLIQKCGKLNSLPKGLHKLTNLVLLKIVGCSFLMECKSLEPLQKLGLHNFTSLYDLTIGGCAALLSFPKGLLPTNLREFCIKDCPILESLHDGLSDLTSLKRLEIQNCPMLKQRYQKKEGEEWSKIAQIHGVLIDDEWQ